CCATGGAGCACAACATCATGGGTACGCCAACGATTTTAATAAACAACCGCGTTGAATTCATAGGCGTGCCGAACTTTGCTGAATTTGAGAGAAGGGTCAGGCAATATCTTTCCACATAAACTTTAAAAATCGCCCTCTTTAATTTCTCCCATGTTTTTGTATGAAAAAAATTTTGAGCTGCAGAAAGTGAAAGCCCTCGAAAGCCTGGAGGAAGCTCTTGAAAAAGATCTGGTGGACAAGGACATCATTCCCCTTTTAGAGAAGATCAACTCCTTCGAAAACTACTTCACAACTTCCAGCTGCTCCGGCAGAATAAGTGTGATGCAAATCCCGGATTTTGGGGACAAGGTTAACGCAGTATGGCTAGGCAAGTGGCACAGGGAAGTGGGATTGGAAGAGGTGCTTGAAGCCATAGGGAAGCACAGCGAAGGCATGCTCTGGTTCATGCTTCACAGCCCGATACTCCACGTTTCTGCAAAGACCCTAAAAGATGCCGTGGAACTGCTCAACTTAGCTATCTCCTGCGGCTTCAAGCATTCAAACATCAAAAGCATAAGTCACAAAAAACTCGTGGTGGAGATTCGCTCAACCGAGAGAATGGACGTTCCCATAGGTAGAGATGGAGAATTCTGGGTAAGTGAAGATTATCTTAGGAGGATAGTTGAAATTGCAAATCTTCAGCTCAGAAGAGCCAAGGAAAAGCTCAAAACACTTGAAAATGAAATTGAAAGATTTAAGAAATAGGGAAAGAGTCTTCAGAACTCACTCTCTTCTTCTCCCCCTGTTTCTTTTCCACTTTCTTTCTCTTTCTCAAGCTTGCTTGCGGCAATGACGTCATCAATTCTGAGTATCATTATTGCAGCTTCGCTTGCGCTCTTTATAGCCTGCCTCTTGACTCTCAATGGCTCAATGACCCCCCTCTCGAGCATGTCGGCTGGTTCTCCGGCAAAGACGTCAACACCAATTGTTGCACCCTTGTCCTTGTGAGCCGCAGTTACTTTCACTAAGACGTCAACTGGATCAAGTCCAGCGTTCTCTGCAAGGGTTCTTGGAATTACCTTCAATGCATCGGCGAAGGCTTCAATAGCAAGCTGCTCCTTGCCACCAACTTCTTTTGCATATTCGTCAAGCTTGATGGCAAGTTCGATCTCTGGAGCACCGCCACCAGCGACGATCTTTCCGTCCTCAACGATATCCTTGACGACTTTGAGGGCATCTTCAAGGGCTCTCTCGACTTCATCTACAACGTGCTCTGTTCCACCCCTGATGAGGATTGTAACTGCCTTTGGATTCTTGCAGCCCTCAACGAACACCATGTTCTCTCCTGCAACCTTCCTCTCCTCAACGAGCTCAGCATAACCTAAGTCCTCTGGTGTAAGGTCTCTTACGTTTGTGACAATCTTCGCACCTGTTGCTTTGGCGAGCTTTTCCATGTCGCTCTTCTTGACCCTTCTAACGGCGAGGATTCCTGCCTTTGCAAGGTAGTGTTGTGCTAAGTCGTCAATTCCCTTCTGGCAGAAGACAACGTTAGCCCCTGTGGCAATGATCTTGTCGACCATGTCCTTGATCATCTTCTCCTCTTGCTCAAGGAATGCCTGGAGTTGCTCTGGGCTTGTGATTCTAATCTCAGCGTCTGTTTCAGTCTCTTTGACTTCAAGTGCTTCATTGATAAGTGCGATCTTGGCGTTTTCGACCTTCTTTGGCATTCCTGGGTGGACTCTTTCCTTGTCGATAACGACACCCTTGATGAGCTGGGTGTCTCTTACACTTCCACCCTCCTTCTTCTCAAGCTTGATGTTATCAATGTCCACCACGTACTTGCCATCAACTTCCTCCGCAACTAGTTTTACAGCATCAACAGCAAGCTTTGCAAGGTATTCCCTCTCTTCCTCTGCCGCTTTTCCGGTTATGGCGGTTGTTGCTGCCTTCATTAGGATTTCTTCATCCATCGGGCTGACATCCTTTGCAATGCTCTCAAGTATCTCCTGAGCCTTTTCAGCTGCAAGGGTGTAACCCTTAACGATTATCGTTGGATGAATGTTCTGGTTGAGCAACTCCTCGGCTTTTCTTAAGAGCTCACCGGCGATGACCACAGCTGTTGTGGTTCCATCGCCAGCTTCCTTGTCTTGGGTCTTTGCAACTTCGACCATCATTTTGGCAGCTGGGTGCTGTATATCCATCTCGTCAAGAATAGTTGCACCGTCGTTTGTGATGACTATGTCACCAAGGCTGTCAACGAGCATTTTGTCCATACCCTTGGGACCAAGGGTGGTTCTTACGGTTTCAGCAACGATTCTTGCTGCAAGAATGTTCAATCTCTGGGCATCTCTTCCAACGTATCTCTGGGTTCCTTCGGGAAGAATCAATATTGGCTGGCCTGCAAGTTGGGCCATCTCCACCCACCTCCGACTTTTTTATTTCTTATCTGCAGGGAATTTTTAGTTACAATGTGTGTTCATCTCGATTATCCATTCCTTTGTGCTATTTATAAATTTTTCGGTCAACCTTTTTAAGCTACTCCTCAAACAACACATGGTGAAAAGGAGATGGAAGAGTTTAAAAAAGCACTAAAAAGTAAGGACTGCCAAAAAGTCCTCGAGTACCTTGATGATTACCTAGAAATTATTGAAAGTGAAAAGGAGCTCAGAGATCTCCTCCAAGAACTTGAGGAACTTGCCCCAGAATGTGAGGAAGAGGCTTATGAGCTCGCCCATGAAATAGCCCACGTCTATGCCCACTTAGATGAACTTGAGAAAGGATTGGAGGTTTACAAGAGATTAGTGGAGAAGTATAAAGGGCAAGGAGAAAAATACCTAGATGCCCTCTACCATCTTGCAGATGCCTATGAGCATTTTGGAATGCCAGATAAAGCTATAGAGACATATGAAAAACTTTTGGAACTTGAAAGGAAACTTGGAAATAAAAGAGAAGAAGCACTAACGCTGGCACACATTGCCATAAACTACGATGAACTTGAAGAAACAGAAAAAGCAATAGAATTAATGGAAAAAGCAAGTGCAATGTTTAGAGAGCTTGGCGATGAGAAGAACTACTTGGTAAGTTTGCTCGATTTAGCCCACTTTTTCTATGAGCTTGGCGACCATAAACGTGCTGAGGAGCTTGTCTCAGAAATCTTAAAAACTCCCAGAGATGTGGAGATTGAAATTAATGCACGGATAGTTGAGGCAGAAATAAAAGCCGCACAAGAGGACTTCAAAGGGGCATTTCAATCCCTTAAACTAGCTCTCCTAAAAGCCTTAGAAGTTGACGATGAAGAGCTTTTCAGCATTGCATTTGATGCACTGTACAATTTTATAACAGAGCTCTTCGAGGAAAAAATGTACAAAGAAGTTTATGAAAATATGGACAGCTTGGCAGATGCTTTTGAAGGGATAAATAAGGAATACGAAAAGTTCTTCAAGGCTGTAAAAGAGCTTGCAAAACTTAAAGAGGGCTTGGAAAATGAGTACACTAGAGCGTATGAAAGCATAGCTATAGAAGAGTTCAAAGAGCTGCTTGATGAACTCAAGAAGATTGGAACAAGCGTCTTAAGTATCAACCCTTAGCTCCTTGCTATTTTTTGTTAAAAATTTTTGAAAATACAAAAACTAAAAATCATTCAAAATCTGGAAACGGTCTCAACTTCAGCGCTTTCAACGTTTTCCACTTGAGTAAATGCTTCTGCAACTTCGTCGAAGGAGTATCCTTCAGCATCTTTTCCAAGCACATAAACCTTGAGGGCAACTAAACCAAATGCGATTGGCTCTCTGTCAATCTTGGAGATTCCATATTTGCCCCCAAATTTCTCCTCGAGTGTCTTTCTGATTGCTGCTTCTAATTCATCAAGGTTTACATCTGGATCGGTTGGCATAACCCTAATAACTCCTACCAGATTGAAATCGCTCATCTTCTTCACCTCAAGGTCCTTCCCATCCGCATTTGGGGCACTTGTAGGTTACCCCAAGGACACGACAGCTTTCACATCTCCATATAACTTCTTCCCCACAGTTTGGGCATATGAAGTGGGTAGCGTGCTCTCTTGGCGTTATCTCTTTTCCACATGATGTACACACGGGAATTGTCTCGGCCATTTCAAACCACCTCCTTAGAAATGAGGTTTTTATTATCGTGACTCCTAACGCAATAAAGGAAGCCTATTTATAAAACTTTCGAGGGGTCAGACCATGCGAGTCTCCTCATCCTTCGGTCGAAATCTCCCTCATCATCCCTAACAAAAATAAAAGAGAGGGCTTATAAACCTTCCCCAAAAGCTAAAAATCGTGCAAATTTCTGTTTGTATGCCAACACTTCCCTTATTTGCTTTTCATCCACACTCTCTGAGACGCTGATCTGCTTGTAAAGCATTTCAAGTTCTTTTAGTGCTCTTTCAAGTTCCATCTCTTTGTCTTTATAGCTTCTATTGGAACTCTTTATCTTGGCCAAAAGTTTGCCCCTCAGAAACGGCAACACCTCAAACGGCCGACCCATATAGGCCCAGTATATACCTTCCCTTAAAATTTCACCTAGAATTTCAATTTCAGAATAGTCCACCCTATTTTTCTTACCGATTGGTTTCCCACTCCCCCCTCACAGGTATCACCATCTTTAAGCAAACTTTATTGTTGATTAAATTTTTGGCTAGTTATTTGCCAAAATGTCGATGATTTAAAAGATATAGCTAATATTTTGCCAATTTAATGCCCAATCTTCTTGCACTATTTGTCATCGATCCAAATAAAGCAACGGAAGGGGGAAAGTTTATGGTGTTAAACTTTAATGAAACACTTTTCTCAGATTTCTGCAGCTTTCTCCATCGTGCTTAATCAAAATATTAATGCAATTTCTCGCAGTATTTACATAGAGACTCCATTTGTATCACAACCATGCCAAGGTATTTGTTAAGAGCCCCGCTGGAGATAGAGAAGCGTTATATCCCTTTATCCCACGCCCAAGTTTTACAGAAACGTAACTCTTAAATAGGTCTTTTGATGTATATCCTTATGCCATCATACACTAAGGCATGCAATACTGAAGAAAAAAATGAAGGAGGCCGAAATATATGAAGAGGTCCGGAATTTTGGCATTGCTGTTTGTGTTTGTTATGGCACTAAGCCCATTAGCTGCAGCACAAAAGGGTCCAGCAGCTGACGTTCTATACATTGGAATTAGAACCAACGAAGAAACCGGTATAACAGATGTTGCAAAAGGAGATCTAGATATCTTTCTCTGGGCTGTAGGAGGAGCATCATTCCAAAACTTGCCATCAGATGTCCTCAACAACTTAGAATTGATTAAAACCGCAAGCGGTTACAACGACATTGAAGTCAACCCCGTCCACGACGATGGCAACCCATACCTCATCACAGTTGGCGAGAAGAAATACTTCAACCCATTTGCAATTAGGGACATAAGGTACGCATTGAACTTCCTCATAAGTAGACAATACATAGTCCAAAACATCCTCCAAGGATCAGGACAACCAATGCTCGGCGGTATAAGACCAAGCACCGGTGCAAACGCATACTTCGAACCAGTATACAAGGCCATGGGAATTACAGCGGTTGCAGACATTGCCAAGTCACAACAGCTAGTTGAGAACGCAATGAAAAAGGCCGCAGATGAGTTAGCAAAACAAGGTTATGAACTTAAAAAAGGCAACGACGGATTCTGGTACTTCAACGGTGAGCCCGTCACGCTCAAATTCATCATCAGAATTGAAGACCACAGAAAAGACCTCGGTCTTTACGTTGCTGACTTGATTGAGAAATTCTGGGGCTTCAAGGTTGAAAGACTTCTCTGGGACAGAAGAAAGGCTTCAAGCACCGTATATGCCAGCGATCCAAAGAACTACCAGTGGAACATGTACACTGCTGGTTGGGTTTCAACAGTTAACATCAAGTGGCCAGACGATTATACTGCATGGTGGTACACAAGCTGGTATGGATGGCTCCCATCATCGGTAGGGTGGGAGATGCCAAGAGAAGAATTAATAACAGTAAAAGAACTTGTTGACGAGCTTGGAGGACCCGAGGCTGTTATCGAGAGCTTCCAGCTCAAGTACTACAACACCCCCGACAAGCTTGCTGAGCTCTACGACATGACAGAAGAGGAGATCACCAAGATTCTCGTTCTCGGTAGCGTTGACTTTAACGGCAAGACTTATGAGATGAAAGAGGGCAACGTTGACCAGTACTGGGACCTCCAGAAGATCTCAATGGCACTCGGTGTTAGAGACTCCCAAAAAGTATTCCTCATCGAAAGCTGGGAGTACTTCCCAGTCAACAAAGAGAGAGTTAAGGCAATCGCAAGAGACGTTTCCTCAGGATTGTGGACAAGATGGAGCCTAATCACAGCAGAAACCCCAGACAAAGTAGTAAAAGTCGCTGAATTCTCAGCAACAGGAGCACTCTTCATGAGCGCATTCAACCCAGTCGGCGGTATCGACGACGTTTACAGCTCAGCAATCTGGAGAGTAGTATATGATTACGCAATCTACACCGACCTCTCAACCGGAACCTACATCCCAGTCAGATGTGACTACAAAGTCGAGAGAGGGCCAGTTACAGTACCAGATGACGCTGTAGTTTACGACACTGTCCAAGACAAGTGGGTTGTTGCCCACGCTGGCGAAGAAGCAAAGGCAAAGATTACCTACGACTGTAAGTTCGGCAACTGGCACGATGGTCACCCAATGACCATGGCTGACATCAAGTACGCTGCCGCCTTCAGCTGGGAGTGGTCCACCAAAGATGGAGACGAGGACATTTACTACGATGACAAGCTTGCATCTGCCGCAGAGAGCCTTGCAAAGATCAAGGGTATCCAGTGGGTTGACGAGGACACTTATGTCGTCTATACTGACTTAACACACCCAGTTGCTGACGATGTAATGGCCAACATGAACGTCTTCTGGGCTTCACAACCATGGCAACTCCTCTATGCAGAAAGCGAACTCGTCGCCAAGGGAGAAGAATACGGAGTATCACAGAAGTACTCCTTCAGTGAGGAAGCAGAGGGTGTTGCACAGCTCGACCTCCTCGTGAAGGATCACGTTGCCGACTTGAAGAAGGTTCTCGAGGCCTTGAAGGCTAAAAAGGCCGTGCCAGCTGCAATTGCCAATGACATAAGCGACCCAACTGCCGGTTACAATGCAATAATCAACTGGATCAACAGCAAGGGACATGCCGTGATAAGCAATGGTCCATTCTACATTGAGAGCTATGATCCAGATAAGATCTTCCTCGAGTTAAGGGCATTCAGAGACCCAACATATCCGTTCGACCTTGACTACTGGAAGCAGAGATTAGTACTCGCAAAGCTCGAGCTCGCTGGAATTGAAGTCCCAACCAGAATATTCACTGGCGATGACTTAAAGGTTGCAGTTAAGGCCAACTTGCTTGAAGAGTACCCAGAGACCGGTAAAAAGCTTGCCGACAAGGGATTCGTCTTTGTTGAAGTGAAGAACGAGAAGGGACAAACAGTGTTCAGCGGTGAGGCTAAGCTCGCCACAGCTGGAAGCTTCGAAGTAACAATACCTGGTTCAGAGACTGCCAAGTGGGAGGCTGGAAGATACGAAGTTTACGTCAAAGGTGGACTAGAAGAGGGCGTTGTTTCATTCACCGACAAGAAGGCCCTGGTTGTCATCAAGAAAGAAGAAACAACATCACCATCACCAACGTCAAGCCCAAGCCCAACAAGCTCTCCGAGCCCAACGGCAACCGGAGGAATCTGCGGACCAGCGGCACTCGTAGGACTAACACTAATCCCGCTCCTACTAAGAAGAAAGAAGTGATTCCACCTCTTTAAATTTTTAATTTTGCAATTGTTTTTCTCTTCTTTTAATCGTGCATGCATATCCAGCCAGTAATGTAAAAGTGTCGTTTTGATAGCCATTTAAGCGTGTTTCTATGTCTCTGTTTGTGCTCATAAGCCCCTTACCGCAGACTGAATAGAAAAATATATAAAGTTTTACAAACTTGAAAATGTTGATGGATGATAAAAAGCCTCAATGTACACATTTGAATGGAGGTGTGTAAGTTGGGATATGGGAAATACATTGCTATTAGGCTCCTTAACGCGGTGCTGGTTCTTGCTCTAGTTACACTATTAGTTTCAGTGCTCTTTACGAAAGTTGCAGAGGAAGACATAAAATCCAGTATCCAAGAGCAAATAAACCTCAAACTTAGATCGAATCCTGAACTTCAAAAACAATTAGCCGCAGATCCAGAAAAGCTCCAAGAATGGTATCAAAGAGAATATAACAGACTTATTCGTGTGTATGAATTAGACAAGCCGTTTTGGGTCAGAGTAATAGAAAGAACAAAAGACACATTAACCCTCAATTTTGGAAATACAAAATCGCCAATCTTTGGTGAAACTGCAGTTAGTAAGATAATTGCAAAGGCGATCCCAAGAACCGTCATTTTGTTCACAACAGCAGAAATCTTTGTTATCTTAATAGGTCTCCTCTTGGGTGTAAAAGCAGCACAGATGGCAGGAAGCATATTGGACAGGGGAGTATCCATAATAGCAATGGTCACAAGCAGTATCCCAATGTGGTGGTTCGGAATGATGATGATTCTAATATTCTCATTCAAGATGGGCTGGTTCCCAAGTGGTGGAATGACTTCAATGCCACCCAAGGAAGGCTTTGCATATTACCTTGACGTCCTTTACCATATGATTCTTCCAGTGACCACAATAATCTTCGTTCTGTTTGGTGGATGGGCCTGGACAACAAGAAATATCATGATTGGTACAATGCAGGAAGACTTCATCATGGCAGCAAGAGCAAAGGGTGTTCCTGAAAGAAAAGTCATTTACGGTCACGCCCTCAGAGCTTCAGCTCCGCCAATAGTAACAATGACAATATTCAGCCTTCTTGGTTCAATAGGTGGTGCCATTATTACCGAGAGCGTTTTCAACTGGCCAGGAATGGGAAGATTGTATTGGACCGCTTTGCAGCAAAACGAGACTAGATTGTTAATGGGTGTAACTTTCGTTACAGTGGCATTATATTTGATAGCAATGATCATTGCAGATTTGGCTTATGGATATCTAGACCCAAGAGTCAAAGTTGGTGCATCCCAGCAAACATGAGGTGAAGAACCATGAGATGGGTTGATGTAAAGGAGAGCTTAAAGGATTTCTGGCTTGAATTTAGAAGACAAAAAGGTGGATTATTTGGACTAGCATTGCTTTTCCTGTTGATACTCACCGCCCTTGCAGCTCCATACATAACCGAGCCAGACATCCCCCAGAAGTGGACACAATACTGGGAAGGAAACCCCGTAACAGTGCCCCCTGTTTGGTATAACTACTTCACAACAAAAGAGCTTGCCCCTCACGAAGTTTTAACGGCAAATGACCTCAAGATAACCGCCAATGGGCAAGACATTGGTGGAGGAATGAAGTACTGTAGCTTTGAATTCACTTACGAGAACAATTACGACATACCTCCATCAGACATCATAATAAAAGACATTGGAGTTAAGCTGGCAAACATAAACTCCCCTGCTCAGATCGTTGTTACGGTGATGAGACCCGACGGAAACAAGATAGAGCTCCTAAACACTGACCTAAGAGAGGGCTCCATATATCAATTAGCAAAAGATGGAAAAGTTAAAGCCGCGGTATTCCAATGGGCATCTCAATTTGAAAACCCTGAGACGATCGCAGAAGGTGGGGAGACTCTAAAGAACACGATGGATACCATGAAAGTAATATTTGCCAAAGCCCAAGAGGGCATTCTAACAAACCCCGAAGCTCTTGAGGGAACATATACCTTCCAAGTAGAAATCTTTACATTCACAGAAGGAGATCAAATAGATTTAAGCACCACGCAGGTCATCCTCTCAGGAAGAACTTATGGGTTAATGGGAACCGATTATAAGGCTAGAGACCTCTGGGCAGGCCTTGTGTGGGGAACAAGAGTATCCCTCACGGTAGGTGTTACAGTAGCAGTTCTTACGGTCCTCATAGGTATCTTTTATGGAGTTACAAGTGCTTATCTCGGTGGATGGAAAGATGAGTTCATGCAGAGAGTTAACGAATTCTGGGCCTCAATTCCAACACTACCAATACTTATCCTCCTCGGCGCTGCGTTCAAGGGGCACGTTAGCCTTTGGACAATAGTCTTTCTAATGGTTGCATTCTACTGGACGGGAATTGCAAAGGTCGCCAGAAGTATGGCACTGCAGATTAAAGAACAAACTTATGTGGAAGCCGCAATTGCCCTCGGTGCCGGTACTGGAAGAATTATCTTCAAACACATAATGCCCCAGATTATGCCATATGCATTTGCAGCAATGGCCCTTAACGTTCCCGGTGCAGTTTTAACTGAAGCATCACTCAGCTTCCTTGGATTAGGTGATCCAACTGCAGTTACGTGGGGACAAATACTCTACGATGCGCAGACCCAGAGTGCTACAATTAACGGGTACTGGTGGTGGGTTATTCCACCAGGACTGGCAATTACATTAGTGGCATTCACCTTCGTGTTGATTGGTATCTCACTCGATAGAGTACTCAACCCAAGACTGAAGAGGCTGTGAGGTGGATAAAATGGCCAAGAATGTAATTGAAGTTAAGGATCTTAAAATGTACTATTTCACTTCAAGAGGACCTGTGAGAGCAGTTGACAACATCTCATTTGAGCTCAAAAAGGGTGAAGTTTTGGGCCTAGCAGGCGAAAGTGGATGTGGGAAATCTTCTCTTGGATTTACTTTAATGGGAATGCCAACACCTCCAGGAAAAATTGTTGGCGGAAGCATAAAAATAGATGGCAGAGAGATCGTTGGATTGCCTGAGGAAGTTCTCAGGAGAGAGATTAGATGGCAGAAAATCTCAATGATATTCCAGGGTGCCATGAACGCCCTAAATCCAGTTTACACTGTCGGATATCAAATGATAGAACCATTAATATACCACAAAGGTATGACGAAGGAAGAAGCCTTGGATAGGGCTATGAAATACCTAGAGCTGGTTGGACTTGCTCCCGAAATAGTTTATAGATATCCACACGAGCTCAGTGGTGGAATGAAGCAGAGAGTTGTTATTGCTACTTCACTGCTCCTCGAACCAGAAGTCATCATTGCGGATGAGCCAACGACAGCTTTAGATGTGGTTGTCCAAGCTCAGATCATAAACCTCATGAAGAGGCTGAAAAAAGAACTGGGTCTATCGATGATATTCATCACACACGATTTGAGCATTCTTGCAGAGATAAGCGATAGAGTAGCAATAATGTATGCAGGAAAAATAGTAGAAATTGGAGACAGCGAAAAGATATACTATGAGCCAGCTCATCCCTACACTCAAAAACTCCTAGCTGCAATCCCAAGGTTACATGAGGACGTCGAGAGGCTCGAGTTTATACCCGGACAACCACCCAACCTAATAAACCCACCCAGTGGATGTCGCTTCCACCCAAGATGTCCATACGCAATGCAACAATGTAAGGAACAAATCCCAGAACTGAAAGAGATTGAGAAAGATCACTATGCTGCATGCTGGTTGTTGTGAGGGATGAAAAATGGCGGAACCAATATTAAAGGTTGAGAACCTCAAGAAGTACTTCCCAATTAAGAGAGGCCTACTAGCGGGACTTAGAGGAGAGCCCCCCAGGTTCGTCAGAGCGGTAGATGGCGTTAGCTTTGAGGTTTATAAGCAAGAAGTCTTTGCACTGGTAGGAGAGAGCGGATGTGGAAAAACTACCACTGGAAAACTAGTAATGAAGCTATTAGAACCAACAGATGGAAAAATTTATCTTGAAGGGCAGGATGTGACAGAACTCAAAACTCAAGAGGAGATTAAGGCGTATAGAAGAAAAGTCCAGATGGTCTTTCAGGATCCGTTCTCCTCAATGAACCCGAGATTCAGAATATACGACGTATTAGAAGAACCACTCTTAATTCACGGAATCGGTGAGACAAAAGCAGAAAGAGAAGAACTTATTTACAAGGCACTTGAGATGGTTAAAATCGTTCCCCCTGAAGATTACGTGGGCAGACACCCGCACATGCTCTCTGGAGGACAGAGACAGAGAGTAGCTATTGCAAGAGCTTTGATACTTAACCCAACGTTCATAGTGGCAGATGAGCCAGTCTCGATGCTTGACGTCTCAATTAGAGCAGAAATCCTTGAATTGATGAAAGAGCTCAAAGAAAAGATGGGTGTTACGTACCTCTACATCACCCACGATCTATCAACAGCCAGATACTTTGCAGACCACATTGCGGTCATGTACCTAGGAAGAATTATTGAGATG
The Thermococcus sp. 2319x1 DNA segment above includes these coding regions:
- a CDS encoding ABC transporter ATP-binding protein; this translates as MAEPILKVENLKKYFPIKRGLLAGLRGEPPRFVRAVDGVSFEVYKQEVFALVGESGCGKTTTGKLVMKLLEPTDGKIYLEGQDVTELKTQEEIKAYRRKVQMVFQDPFSSMNPRFRIYDVLEEPLLIHGIGETKAEREELIYKALEMVKIVPPEDYVGRHPHMLSGGQRQRVAIARALILNPTFIVADEPVSMLDVSIRAEILELMKELKEKMGVTYLYITHDLSTARYFADHIAVMYLGRIIEMGPAKVVIDNPIHPYTRALLAAVPEPIPERRNIIKEVPIKGEVPNAANIPPGCRFHPRCLYMEKGLCDVKHPQLIEYEHNHWVECWLAGKI